One Azoarcus sp. DN11 DNA segment encodes these proteins:
- a CDS encoding methyl-accepting chemotaxis protein, with protein MIGTMNLRQRILAGYVAPLLLMIGVALAVFLQTQRLQALSADAVEAGHVVALAQEVHVGLAQYQRDMRGFLLGLDRALLESAARNIARTNGNLESLTTLVRGEEQRVLLASLSKTVAEIARVGGKYRELTEGGGAAKAVEFYRQSNLNDLGARVDGLIDQIEAHEREILTQRDAERTSAANSLVSVALGATLAAILLAVGIGRALAARSTRTISESVARMGTASTEMAATVDEHERTVTQQVAAVSEVSATVEELGMSARQSASQAESSAAAALEALELARHGTRAADEAAQSTAGMKEKIDSLAHRILRLSEQAGQIGGIAKLVGELASETNMLALNAAVEAARAGEQGKGFAVVASEIRKLAVQSKKSAERADALVTEIQNATNSAVMVTEDGSRSADEVMAAGSRVAEAFDAIAGAANNVSENAQQVMLNSKQQAAALSQVTDAMQSLAAGSRQMAAGTEQTKAGIENLKLAAHGLQAMV; from the coding sequence ATGATCGGCACAATGAATCTGCGGCAACGCATCCTGGCGGGCTATGTGGCGCCGCTCCTCCTGATGATCGGCGTCGCGCTCGCCGTGTTCCTGCAGACCCAGCGCCTGCAGGCCCTGTCGGCGGACGCGGTCGAGGCGGGCCATGTCGTCGCGCTCGCGCAGGAGGTGCATGTGGGGCTGGCGCAATACCAGCGCGACATGCGCGGCTTCCTGCTCGGACTGGACCGCGCCCTGCTGGAGTCTGCGGCCAGGAACATCGCACGCACGAACGGGAACCTCGAATCGCTGACGACGCTCGTGAGGGGCGAGGAACAGCGTGTGCTGCTGGCCAGCCTGTCGAAGACCGTCGCGGAGATCGCCCGCGTCGGCGGCAAGTACCGCGAACTGACCGAGGGCGGCGGTGCGGCGAAGGCGGTGGAGTTCTACCGCCAGTCGAATCTCAACGATCTCGGCGCCCGCGTCGATGGCCTGATCGACCAGATCGAGGCGCACGAACGGGAAATACTGACGCAGCGGGACGCCGAGCGCACCAGTGCCGCGAACAGCCTGGTCTCGGTCGCGCTGGGCGCCACGCTGGCCGCGATCCTGCTGGCAGTCGGCATCGGTCGCGCGCTGGCGGCGCGCAGCACGCGCACGATCAGCGAATCGGTGGCACGGATGGGCACCGCGTCGACCGAGATGGCGGCGACCGTGGACGAGCATGAACGCACGGTCACGCAGCAGGTGGCGGCGGTCAGCGAGGTGTCTGCGACGGTGGAGGAACTGGGGATGTCGGCCCGCCAGTCGGCGAGTCAGGCCGAATCGTCCGCCGCGGCCGCGCTGGAGGCGCTGGAACTCGCCCGCCACGGCACCCGTGCGGCGGACGAGGCCGCCCAGAGCACTGCGGGCATGAAGGAGAAGATCGACTCGCTGGCCCATCGCATCCTCCGCCTGTCGGAGCAGGCGGGGCAGATCGGCGGCATCGCCAAACTGGTCGGCGAGCTCGCGAGCGAGACGAACATGCTGGCGCTCAACGCGGCGGTGGAGGCCGCGCGCGCAGGCGAGCAGGGCAAGGGCTTTGCCGTGGTCGCCAGCGAGATCCGCAAGCTCGCGGTACAGAGCAAGAAATCCGCCGAGCGCGCCGATGCGCTGGTCACCGAGATCCAGAATGCGACCAACAGCGCGGTGATGGTGACCGAGGACGGCTCGCGCAGCGCCGACGAGGTCATGGCGGCGGGCAGCCGTGTCGCGGAGGCCTTCGATGCGATCGCCGGAGCGGCCAACAACGTCTCGGAGAATGCGCAGCAGGTGATGCTCAACAGCAAGCAGCAGGCGGCTGCCCTGAGCCAGGTGACCGACGCGATGCAGAGCCTCGCTGCCGGCTCGCGCCAGATGGCGGCGGGCACCGAGCAGACGAAGGCGGGCATCGAGAACCTGAAGCTGGCCGCGCACGGGCTGCAGGCGATGGTGTGA
- a CDS encoding chemotaxis protein CheW produces the protein MASLHLIFSHRGVRYALDAALVQEIVWLPGLSSVAEASTRVIGAFNLRGHVIPVIDLALCFGRGRSALQVGDAVVVLAVDGERFGILAGAVLDAVTIAADDVEDVRDHDHLLGNAAPLLSGVAMSGADLAMVLDARALLADAATAAALEPPSAGAAPDGMACADPAAGIFRTRADRMARPPDAPDAAGSAPFVLVGLDGGLFGIPAGVVREIVHLRGVRPVPCCPAHILGSMNLRSEILTVVDLRPALGLPARQPLAAVVVVRVGALVVGLAVGEVHDVVAAGAQAAPAQGEYDLPFCRGPMRADERIFSMMDIEAMLASRVLHVADGPGRDRPEPRNAAPDAGEQS, from the coding sequence ATGGCTAGCCTGCATCTCATCTTCTCGCACCGGGGGGTGCGCTACGCGCTGGATGCCGCGCTGGTGCAGGAGATCGTGTGGCTGCCCGGACTGTCTTCGGTGGCCGAGGCGTCGACGCGGGTGATCGGGGCATTCAACCTGCGCGGGCACGTGATTCCCGTAATCGACCTGGCCCTGTGTTTCGGACGGGGGCGGTCGGCTCTGCAGGTCGGCGACGCGGTGGTCGTGCTGGCTGTCGATGGCGAGCGCTTCGGGATTCTTGCCGGCGCGGTGCTCGATGCGGTGACGATCGCTGCCGACGACGTCGAGGACGTGCGCGACCACGACCACCTGCTGGGCAACGCGGCGCCACTGCTGTCCGGTGTCGCCATGAGCGGCGCGGACCTCGCGATGGTGCTCGACGCCCGTGCGTTGCTTGCCGACGCCGCGACGGCCGCAGCGCTGGAACCGCCTTCCGCCGGCGCTGCGCCGGACGGCATGGCGTGCGCGGATCCGGCCGCCGGGATCTTTCGCACGCGTGCCGACAGGATGGCCCGTCCGCCGGACGCGCCGGACGCTGCCGGCAGTGCGCCGTTCGTGCTGGTCGGCCTCGATGGCGGGCTCTTCGGCATTCCGGCGGGGGTGGTGCGCGAGATCGTGCACCTGCGCGGCGTCAGGCCGGTGCCATGCTGTCCGGCGCACATTCTCGGCAGCATGAATCTGCGGAGCGAAATCTTGACCGTGGTCGACCTGCGCCCGGCTCTCGGTCTGCCGGCGCGGCAGCCGCTCGCGGCGGTCGTCGTCGTTCGGGTCGGCGCCCTGGTGGTCGGGCTCGCCGTCGGCGAGGTGCATGATGTCGTCGCGGCCGGCGCGCAGGCGGCGCCAGCGCAGGGCGAATACGACCTGCCATTCTGCCGCGGCCCCATGCGCGCGGACGAACGGATTTTCAGCATGATGGATATCGAGGCCATGCTTGCGTCGCGCGTGCTCCACGTCGCGGACGGGCCCGGCCGGGACAGACCGGAGCCACGCAACGCGGCTCCAGACGCAGGGGAGCAATCATGA
- a CDS encoding CheR family methyltransferase, giving the protein MCGQDAGNLDGAVAAGLGTASPGAAGDDPSGRIFDAIGLRRRAGDEARLSGWLQPRLRELRLSSAGGYADLIETAGAASRRERERLMEHFSTGETYFFRDQGLFGLLAARVLPELVARRSAQRTLRLWSAGCASGEEAYTLAMLIDEMAPELADWDVRIRGTDINGDAIARAHRGRYGEWSFRALDGLRRARYFHRRGREWQIDARLQAMVDFERSDLLQDDAGEAGGFDLILCRNVFIYLTSPAVTRIADKLAAALSEGGYFVPGHGELLGCVPPGLEALTYPDATAYRRAAAPERPLPPGSPSVPSSAPTGLPRTLPAASLGGRRSARQRKVEPRPKPEAMPAAGADEMLAQAWRAADRGSAQTALAACEQVLAVSPLDPRPYFLLAKLAEERRASDEAQTLLRKVLYLDPGFVAAHLELADLCTRSGDVRRARQLRAQALRELEKMPSEALLPVPPHATVGSLLRELRAVTGGAPGGPEEALDG; this is encoded by the coding sequence ATGTGCGGGCAAGATGCTGGCAACCTCGACGGGGCCGTCGCGGCGGGCCTGGGGACAGCGTCACCCGGAGCCGCAGGGGACGACCCGAGCGGGCGCATCTTCGATGCGATCGGCCTGCGCCGGCGCGCGGGCGACGAGGCACGGTTGAGCGGCTGGCTGCAGCCGCGGCTGCGTGAGCTGCGCCTGTCCTCCGCCGGGGGCTATGCGGACCTCATAGAAACGGCAGGCGCCGCGAGCCGGCGCGAGCGCGAACGGCTGATGGAGCACTTTTCCACCGGCGAAACCTATTTCTTCCGCGACCAGGGCCTGTTCGGGCTGCTTGCGGCCCGTGTCCTGCCCGAACTCGTCGCGCGCCGTTCGGCGCAGCGCACGCTGCGGCTGTGGAGTGCGGGCTGCGCGAGCGGGGAGGAGGCCTATACGCTGGCGATGCTGATCGACGAGATGGCGCCGGAACTGGCCGACTGGGACGTGCGGATCCGCGGAACCGACATCAATGGCGACGCGATTGCCCGTGCGCATCGCGGGCGGTACGGCGAATGGTCCTTCCGTGCGCTGGATGGGCTGCGCAGGGCACGCTATTTCCACCGACGCGGGCGCGAATGGCAGATTGACGCGCGCCTGCAGGCGATGGTCGATTTCGAGCGAAGCGACCTGCTGCAGGACGACGCCGGCGAGGCCGGCGGGTTCGACCTGATCCTGTGCCGAAACGTGTTCATCTATCTGACTTCGCCCGCGGTGACGCGCATCGCGGATAAGCTGGCGGCGGCCCTGTCGGAGGGCGGCTATTTCGTTCCGGGGCACGGCGAACTGCTGGGCTGCGTCCCGCCCGGGCTGGAGGCGCTCACCTATCCCGACGCGACCGCGTATCGCAGGGCGGCGGCGCCCGAACGGCCGCTGCCGCCCGGGTCGCCATCGGTGCCATCTTCCGCGCCCACCGGCTTGCCACGAACGCTGCCGGCGGCGAGCCTGGGCGGCCGGCGCTCCGCCCGGCAGCGCAAAGTCGAGCCCAGACCGAAACCCGAGGCGATGCCGGCGGCCGGGGCGGACGAGATGCTGGCGCAGGCCTGGCGTGCCGCCGACCGCGGCTCGGCGCAGACGGCGCTGGCTGCCTGCGAGCAAGTGCTTGCCGTTTCACCCCTCGATCCGCGCCCGTATTTCCTGCTCGCGAAGCTGGCCGAGGAGCGGCGCGCGAGCGACGAGGCGCAGACCCTGCTGCGCAAGGTGCTCTACCTCGATCCGGGTTTCGTCGCCGCACATCTCGAACTGGCCGATCTGTGCACACGCTCGGGCGACGTCCGGCGCGCGCGGCAACTGCGTGCGCAGGCGCTGCGCGAACTGGAAAAGATGCCGTCGGAGGCGCTCCTGCCCGTGCCGCCGCATGCCACCGTCGGCAGCCTGCTGCGCGAGCTCAGGGCCGTCACGGGTGGCGCGCCTGGTGGGCCGGAGGAGGCGCTGGATGGCTAG
- a CDS encoding EAL domain-containing protein, giving the protein MNSRPVARMHVRLLLLVLAAVLPSIAIIVDMGVEQRRGAMAASERLALSTARQLATRQRDMISYAHEALQGLADAPEIRGLHSTRDCSRWLARVATLGKLYSDLFVFDRGGDVLCSAKPYGDRINVADRAYFRRAVERRDFAIGDFNLSRASGKPIVVFANPVFDERNEISAVVALAAEPPAFGALLRELLLPDDSVVTVLDSQGVILARLPDPDALVGRTIPELTAFKAATVDASEVVTEAVWLDRIPRVTAIVPVLSTYGDLYVRVGIPTAMAQANAAAVARHNLLLVAAAAGLLLVVGWAAAQRLVLRRVRDLADTARRIGTGDLQARCTLPPDGGELGELARAQNDMAERIEHAMTRLQTAAEEIRLRNRAIDASRNGLVIYRYASPAGIVSANPALLALLAITPAELGAADLAALGQRGFDAGGWEQLEALLVARREGEVGLRLTRAAEDVVWLDAGVTLVVSAGGEADHAVVEFRDVTERHRYEEQLAHQANYDTLTGLPNRNLLVDRLQQVLSPAPRTGGGFVLWLDIDRFKVVHDSVGRRAADAALVDLARRVADAAPEGATVARVAGDEFVLIADELPGLQALVSLANRLLEAVRQPLVVGGEVQRFTASIGVAERGAAGQAADALLRNARVAMNRAKEMGRDTFCFYDADMNARAAPRLRLELELRRAIERQELHLVYQPEVDLLTGAVVGCEALCRWHHGELGLVPPAEFIPVAEDSGLILPIGRWVLETACAQMRAWVDAGITCPRVAVNVAPLQFLRDDLVAEVLALLSRYRLDANALMLEITESTLMRDPGRAVAVMKGLKAIGVRLAIDDFGTGFSSLSALKHFPIDYLKIDRAFITDLTTNASDAAIAVSIIALARSLNLRVIAEGVENEGQLLYLRGRGCDEMQGCHFSPPIAPEAFADMLSGGKRLVLPVQKDLPARTLLLVDDEPSIQSAVRRILRREGYTLLFAGSAAEALDLLARHAVGVVISDFRMPGMDGVQFLDKVRALYPQTTRMILSGYADIAMITSAINRGAIFRFLHKPWDDRELLEAVRDAFEHFELQVLAAAA; this is encoded by the coding sequence ATGAATTCGAGGCCGGTTGCCCGGATGCACGTCCGTCTGCTGCTGCTGGTCCTCGCGGCGGTCCTGCCTTCGATTGCGATCATCGTCGATATGGGCGTGGAGCAGCGCCGCGGGGCGATGGCGGCCTCGGAACGGCTCGCACTGTCCACGGCGCGCCAACTGGCGACGCGCCAGCGGGACATGATTTCCTATGCGCACGAGGCGCTGCAGGGGCTGGCAGACGCACCCGAAATCCGGGGCCTGCACTCGACGCGCGACTGCAGCCGCTGGCTTGCGCGCGTGGCGACGCTGGGCAAACTCTATTCCGATCTCTTCGTCTTCGATCGCGGCGGGGACGTCCTTTGCAGTGCCAAGCCTTACGGTGACCGCATCAACGTGGCGGATCGCGCCTACTTTCGCCGCGCGGTCGAGCGGCGCGACTTCGCCATCGGCGACTTCAACCTCAGCCGGGCGAGCGGTAAGCCGATCGTGGTGTTCGCGAACCCGGTGTTCGACGAGCGCAACGAAATCTCCGCGGTCGTGGCGCTCGCGGCGGAGCCGCCGGCATTCGGGGCGCTGCTGCGCGAATTGCTGCTGCCGGACGATTCGGTGGTGACGGTCCTCGACAGCCAGGGCGTGATCCTCGCCCGCCTGCCGGATCCGGATGCGCTGGTGGGGCGCACGATCCCGGAACTGACCGCGTTCAAGGCCGCCACGGTCGATGCCAGCGAAGTGGTGACCGAAGCCGTTTGGCTCGACCGGATCCCGCGCGTGACGGCCATCGTGCCGGTACTCAGCACCTACGGTGACCTGTACGTGCGTGTGGGCATTCCCACCGCGATGGCGCAGGCGAACGCCGCGGCGGTCGCCCGGCACAATCTGCTGCTTGTCGCGGCGGCGGCGGGACTGTTGCTGGTGGTCGGCTGGGCCGCGGCGCAGCGCCTGGTGCTGCGGCGGGTGCGCGATCTCGCGGACACGGCCCGACGCATCGGCACGGGGGACCTTCAGGCCCGCTGCACCCTGCCGCCGGACGGCGGCGAGCTGGGAGAACTCGCGCGGGCGCAGAACGACATGGCGGAGCGCATCGAGCATGCGATGACGCGACTGCAAACGGCCGCGGAGGAAATCCGGCTGCGCAACCGCGCCATCGATGCGAGCCGCAACGGCCTGGTGATCTACCGCTATGCTTCCCCGGCCGGTATCGTCAGTGCAAATCCGGCGCTGCTCGCACTGCTCGCGATCACGCCCGCGGAGCTCGGCGCGGCCGATCTGGCCGCTCTCGGGCAGCGGGGTTTCGATGCCGGCGGCTGGGAACAGCTGGAGGCGCTGCTGGTGGCGCGGCGCGAGGGCGAGGTCGGGCTGCGCCTGACGCGCGCGGCGGAGGACGTCGTGTGGCTCGACGCCGGCGTGACCCTGGTTGTGAGTGCGGGCGGGGAGGCCGATCACGCAGTCGTCGAATTCCGCGACGTCACGGAGCGCCACCGCTATGAAGAGCAGCTCGCCCATCAGGCCAATTACGATACGCTGACCGGCCTGCCCAACCGCAACCTGCTGGTGGACCGCCTGCAGCAGGTGCTTTCCCCTGCGCCGCGCACTGGCGGCGGCTTTGTCCTGTGGCTCGACATCGACCGCTTCAAGGTCGTGCATGACAGCGTTGGCCGCCGGGCTGCGGACGCGGCGCTGGTTGACCTCGCCCGCCGCGTGGCCGACGCGGCGCCGGAGGGCGCGACCGTCGCGCGCGTGGCGGGGGACGAGTTCGTGCTGATCGCCGACGAGCTGCCGGGCCTGCAGGCGCTGGTGTCGCTCGCCAATCGCCTGCTCGAGGCCGTGCGACAGCCGCTCGTGGTCGGCGGCGAAGTGCAGCGGTTCACTGCCAGCATCGGCGTGGCCGAGCGTGGCGCAGCCGGCCAGGCGGCGGATGCGTTGCTGCGCAACGCCCGCGTGGCGATGAACCGCGCCAAGGAGATGGGGCGCGATACCTTCTGCTTCTACGATGCGGACATGAACGCCCGGGCGGCGCCGAGACTGCGGCTCGAACTCGAGCTGCGGCGCGCGATCGAGCGGCAGGAACTCCATCTGGTGTACCAGCCCGAGGTCGACCTCCTGACCGGCGCGGTGGTCGGCTGCGAAGCCTTGTGCCGCTGGCACCACGGGGAACTCGGGCTGGTGCCGCCGGCGGAGTTCATTCCCGTCGCCGAGGACAGCGGGCTGATCCTGCCGATCGGGCGCTGGGTGCTCGAGACTGCGTGTGCGCAGATGCGCGCCTGGGTCGATGCCGGGATCACGTGCCCGCGCGTGGCGGTCAATGTGGCGCCGCTGCAGTTTCTGCGCGATGACCTGGTGGCCGAAGTGCTGGCCCTGCTGTCGCGCTATCGCCTCGACGCGAATGCGCTGATGCTGGAGATCACCGAAAGCACGTTGATGCGCGACCCCGGGCGTGCCGTCGCGGTGATGAAGGGGCTCAAGGCCATCGGCGTGCGGCTGGCCATCGACGACTTCGGTACGGGCTTTTCGTCGCTCAGTGCGCTCAAGCACTTCCCGATCGATTACCTGAAGATCGATCGCGCCTTCATCACCGATCTGACGACCAACGCGAGCGATGCCGCGATCGCGGTCTCCATCATCGCGCTCGCGCGCAGCCTCAACCTGCGCGTGATCGCCGAAGGGGTCGAGAACGAAGGGCAGCTGCTGTACCTGCGCGGCCGCGGCTGCGACGAGATGCAGGGCTGCCACTTCTCGCCGCCGATCGCCCCCGAGGCCTTCGCGGACATGCTGTCCGGCGGGAAGAGGCTGGTGCTGCCGGTTCAGAAGGACCTTCCCGCGCGCACCCTGCTGCTCGTCGACGACGAGCCGTCGATCCAGTCGGCCGTGCGCCGCATCCTGCGCCGGGAAGGGTACACGCTGCTGTTTGCCGGCAGTGCCGCCGAGGCGCTGGATCTGCTCGCGCGGCATGCGGTGGGTGTGGTGATCTCCGACTTCCGCATGCCGGGCATGGACGGCGTACAGTTTCTCGACAAGGTGCGGGCGCTCTATCCGCAGACCACCCGCATGATCCTGTCGGGTTATGCCGATATCGCCATGATCACCAGCGCGATCAATCGCGGGGCGATTTTCCGCTTCCTGCACAAGCCGTGGGACGACCGCGAACTGTTGGAGGCGGTGCGCGACGCGTTCGAGCATTTCGAGCTCCAGGTGCTTGCAGCGGCGGCCTGA